From one Deinococcus aetherius genomic stretch:
- a CDS encoding ABC transporter permease produces MRRPLVNGKLTLPRAEARPRRVRHLRAHLPLYLMVLPALASVLVFNYAPLFGLVIAFQDFSPFRGVLGSDFVGWQNFQDAFRNPFFVNALKNSLIISGLKLAVGFPAAIVLALLLNEVRARWIKVTVQTATILPFFISWVVAGAMFRSLLAPDGAVNELRAGLGLTPHAFLSDPSAFRLVLVLQDTWKYAGYFAVLYLAAMAAIDRATYEAAEIDGASRWQQMRYVTLPGISNTMVTLLVILIGYLVSAGFEQVYVMYNVSVYSTADILETFTLRLGLQQSNYGLATAVGLFQGAISLLLVGAANLIARRVRGQGLF; encoded by the coding sequence GTGAGGAGGCCGCTCGTGAACGGGAAGCTCACCCTGCCGCGCGCCGAGGCCCGCCCCCGCCGCGTCCGGCACCTGCGCGCCCACCTGCCCCTCTACCTGATGGTCCTGCCCGCGCTCGCGTCGGTACTCGTGTTCAACTACGCGCCGCTGTTCGGCCTCGTCATCGCCTTTCAGGACTTCTCCCCCTTCCGGGGCGTCCTGGGCAGCGACTTCGTGGGCTGGCAGAACTTCCAGGACGCCTTTCGCAATCCCTTTTTCGTGAACGCGCTGAAAAATTCCCTGATCATCTCCGGCCTCAAGCTCGCCGTGGGCTTTCCCGCCGCCATCGTGCTCGCCCTGCTCCTGAACGAGGTGCGCGCCCGCTGGATCAAGGTCACCGTGCAGACCGCCACGATCCTGCCGTTCTTCATCTCCTGGGTGGTGGCGGGGGCGATGTTTCGCAGCCTGCTCGCCCCGGACGGCGCGGTGAATGAACTGCGCGCCGGGCTGGGCCTGACCCCGCACGCCTTCCTGTCCGACCCCTCGGCTTTCCGCCTCGTGCTCGTCTTGCAGGACACCTGGAAGTACGCGGGGTACTTCGCGGTGCTGTACCTGGCCGCGATGGCGGCCATCGACCGAGCGACGTACGAGGCCGCCGAGATCGACGGTGCCTCGCGCTGGCAGCAGATGCGCTACGTCACCCTGCCGGGAATCAGCAACACTATGGTCACGCTGCTCGTGATCCTGATCGGCTACCTCGTCTCGGCGGGCTTCGAGCAGGTCTACGTCATGTACAACGTCTCGGTCTACTCGACGGCCGACATCCTGGAGACCTTCACCCTGCGCCTGGGCCTGCAGCAGAGCAACTACGGCCTGGCGACCGCTGTCGGCCTCTTCCAGGGCGCGATCAGCCTGCTGCTCGTGGGCGCGGCCAACCTCATCGCCCGGCGCGTGCGCGGCCAGGGCCTCTTCTAA
- a CDS encoding carbohydrate ABC transporter permease, with protein MTLRAWERRLTPGQVLVRVGLGLIFLVTAYPFVYVFSLAVMPYENFVRQSAHFLPSGFTLTYFGQVLSDPRLAHAFGISALKTVVGTVLSVVATVAAGWALSRPELRYGRLLTALFIVPLFVGGGLIPYFLVIRATGLLNTFGALVVPGLVASFNLLVVRSYFQSYPQAVLDAATVDGASAWTTFWRVVWPTSTPIIATVALLSGVGHWNEYFWPSLLVQSDLSPAQVVLQNLAVGRSFLSQINATGAQAAPESLIAAVAAIMVIPVLIVYPFLQRFVVSGILIGSVKE; from the coding sequence ATGACCCTGCGTGCCTGGGAACGCCGCCTCACGCCCGGACAGGTGCTCGTGCGGGTGGGGCTGGGGCTGATCTTTCTGGTCACCGCCTACCCCTTCGTGTACGTGTTCTCGCTCGCCGTGATGCCTTACGAGAACTTCGTGCGCCAGAGCGCGCACTTCCTGCCCAGCGGCTTCACCCTCACCTACTTCGGGCAGGTGCTCTCCGACCCCCGCCTCGCGCACGCCTTCGGAATTTCCGCGCTCAAGACGGTAGTGGGCACGGTCCTGAGCGTCGTCGCCACCGTCGCGGCGGGCTGGGCCCTGTCCCGTCCCGAGCTGCGCTACGGCCGCCTTCTTACGGCCCTTTTCATCGTGCCGCTGTTTGTCGGTGGCGGCCTGATCCCCTACTTCCTCGTCATCCGCGCCACGGGCCTGCTGAACACCTTCGGCGCCCTCGTGGTGCCGGGACTCGTCGCCTCGTTCAACCTGCTGGTGGTCCGGTCCTATTTCCAGTCGTATCCCCAGGCGGTGCTTGACGCCGCCACCGTGGACGGGGCCTCGGCGTGGACGACCTTCTGGCGGGTGGTGTGGCCGACCTCCACGCCCATCATCGCCACGGTGGCCCTGCTCTCCGGGGTCGGGCACTGGAACGAGTACTTCTGGCCCAGCCTGCTCGTGCAGTCTGACCTCTCCCCGGCGCAGGTGGTGCTGCAAAACCTCGCGGTCGGGCGGTCGTTCCTGTCGCAGATCAACGCGACCGGAGCGCAGGCCGCCCCCGAGTCCCTGATCGCGGCGGTCGCGGCGATCATGGTCATCCCCGTCCTGATCGTCTACCCCTTCCTGCAACGCTTCGTCGTCAGCGGCATTCTCATCGGCTCCGTCAAGGAGTAG
- a CDS encoding extracellular solute-binding protein, with amino-acid sequence MQQAPRSRPARPLLALTALLALTPALAQGAPERVVIWSPGDNGSVKDWNKDPILQAVEKATNTDIEMVKIGWDVYTDRINAALASGEVPDVIGTLTPDNYPLIARMARDGVLAPLEGDVGKAAPNVLALYKTMPGLNDIKVGGKIYGQPVYWDKGQGLGGTFIYVREDLLRGLGMKAPTTFDEYFRFLSACSKANKISGVTFNGGPDFLGTLTAFAGSQGLNIYGWAKTGAGYESPYVQPGMKSALLLFRRMVATGTVDPGVWEANQDTTRAKFVSGGACSLIFNGGGHVGRIQNDLDLAKKGYRALVLPALSAPGGRRGYNAAPAFWGQTVITNLRGNHPVAAARVLNYLASPGGIRLTALGIKGRDYTESGGQIRLNAAQRARDGFPAAAGDTGAHPLATTIVSWVPQEWQDFQLLYGKPASFKKWYDAMWANQRRYVVPAVAPLATTDAWNKFKPTGDELTKQAFVQIARAPSDAQATALFDQFVTNWRNAGGAAAQADVSRQITGK; translated from the coding sequence ATGCAGCAAGCTCCCCGTTCGCGCCCCGCCCGTCCCCTCCTCGCCCTCACGGCCCTGCTCGCCCTGACTCCTGCCCTCGCCCAGGGCGCCCCCGAACGGGTCGTGATCTGGTCGCCGGGCGACAACGGCAGCGTGAAGGACTGGAACAAGGACCCCATCCTGCAGGCGGTCGAAAAGGCCACGAACACCGACATCGAGATGGTCAAGATCGGCTGGGACGTGTACACCGACCGCATCAACGCCGCCCTGGCGAGCGGCGAGGTGCCCGACGTCATCGGCACTCTCACGCCCGACAACTACCCGCTGATCGCGCGCATGGCCCGCGACGGGGTGCTTGCGCCCCTGGAGGGCGACGTGGGCAAGGCGGCGCCGAACGTGCTCGCGCTCTACAAGACGATGCCGGGCCTGAACGACATCAAGGTGGGCGGCAAGATCTACGGCCAGCCGGTGTACTGGGACAAGGGGCAGGGCCTGGGCGGCACCTTCATCTACGTGCGCGAGGACCTGCTCAGGGGGCTCGGCATGAAGGCGCCGACCACCTTCGACGAGTACTTCCGCTTCCTCTCCGCGTGCAGCAAGGCCAACAAGATCAGCGGCGTCACCTTCAACGGCGGTCCCGATTTCCTGGGCACCCTCACCGCCTTCGCGGGGTCGCAGGGCCTGAACATCTACGGCTGGGCGAAGACGGGCGCGGGCTACGAGTCGCCCTACGTGCAGCCCGGGATGAAGAGCGCGCTGCTGCTCTTCCGCCGGATGGTCGCCACCGGCACGGTCGATCCCGGCGTGTGGGAGGCCAACCAGGACACGACCCGCGCGAAGTTCGTCTCGGGCGGCGCGTGCTCCCTGATCTTCAACGGCGGCGGGCACGTCGGGCGCATCCAGAACGACCTCGACCTGGCGAAGAAGGGCTACCGCGCCCTGGTGCTGCCCGCCCTGAGCGCCCCGGGCGGGAGGCGGGGCTACAACGCCGCGCCCGCCTTCTGGGGCCAGACGGTGATCACGAACCTGCGTGGCAACCACCCGGTCGCGGCCGCGCGGGTGCTGAACTACCTCGCCAGCCCGGGGGGCATCCGGCTCACCGCCCTGGGCATCAAGGGGCGGGACTACACCGAGTCGGGAGGCCAGATCCGGCTCAACGCCGCCCAGCGCGCAAGGGACGGCTTTCCCGCGGCGGCGGGCGACACCGGCGCCCACCCGCTCGCCACCACCATCGTGAGCTGGGTGCCGCAGGAGTGGCAGGACTTCCAACTGCTGTACGGCAAGCCCGCGAGCTTCAAAAAGTGGTACGACGCAATGTGGGCCAACCAGCGCCGCTACGTCGTGCCCGCCGTCGCACCCCTGGCGACCACCGACGCGTGGAACAAGTTCAAGCCGACCGGCGACGAACTCACCAAGCAGGCCTTCGTGCAGATCGCGCGCGCACCCTCGGACGCGCAGGCCACGGCCCTCTTCGATCAATTTGTGACGAACTGGAGGAACGCGGGCGGCGCCGCCGCTCAGGCCGACGTCAGCCGCCAGATCACCGGGAAGTAA
- a CDS encoding ADP-ribosylglycohydrolase family protein, translating to MFLPHAAVRGHLRTVLADKARQGHAVDGLEEELRALPDSYDALHAFAGRLAELPLREDWPYREPSDLPGILAECDPGRPRGPWRPLDSRDVARRVEAAFLASACGCILGKPIESVTPTLTLHEIREALGPVGEWPLRDYLTSRAAHAFGRPPHPDWEGTVRENIRFVAPDDDLNYTILGMLVLERHGLDFTRRDLLRLWMTHLPPGFTWGPERATLAKAALASLPFGEREPGEDALEGWVSVLNPHDELCGAMIRADAYGYAAAGNPALAAELAWRDASLTHRRTGLYGAMFAAAAIAAAPVARDWQETFSTALMFVPRGSRFHRIVSDALEEVACASGWEDGYGRIHGKYAEYTHCRVYQEAGTLINTLRFAEDVGHGICLQVMQGGDTDSYGATAGSILGAYFGPGHLEERWLAPFHDEIRTRLAGFEERSLSGLAARLARLPDLTLAPEATP from the coding sequence ATGTTCCTGCCGCACGCCGCCGTGCGGGGGCACCTGCGCACCGTCCTCGCCGACAAGGCCCGCCAGGGACACGCGGTGGACGGCCTGGAGGAGGAACTGCGCGCCCTGCCCGACAGCTACGACGCCCTGCACGCCTTTGCCGGGCGGCTCGCGGAGTTGCCCCTGCGGGAGGACTGGCCGTACCGGGAGCCCAGCGACCTCCCCGGCATCCTGGCCGAGTGTGACCCGGGCCGGCCACGCGGTCCCTGGCGCCCCCTCGATTCCCGGGACGTCGCCCGGCGGGTGGAGGCCGCCTTTCTCGCCTCGGCATGCGGGTGCATCCTGGGCAAACCCATCGAGTCGGTCACGCCGACCCTGACCCTGCACGAGATCCGGGAGGCCCTGGGCCCGGTGGGGGAGTGGCCCCTGCGGGACTACCTCACGTCGCGGGCGGCCCACGCCTTCGGCCGCCCGCCCCACCCCGACTGGGAGGGCACCGTCCGCGAGAACATCCGCTTCGTCGCGCCGGACGACGACCTGAACTACACCATCCTTGGCATGCTGGTTCTGGAGCGGCACGGGCTGGACTTCACCCGCCGGGACCTGCTGCGCCTCTGGATGACCCACCTGCCGCCCGGCTTCACCTGGGGTCCCGAGCGCGCCACCCTCGCCAAGGCCGCCCTGGCGTCCCTGCCCTTCGGGGAGCGCGAGCCAGGGGAGGACGCGCTGGAGGGGTGGGTCAGCGTGCTCAACCCCCACGACGAGCTGTGCGGGGCGATGATCCGCGCGGACGCCTACGGGTACGCTGCCGCGGGGAACCCGGCGCTCGCGGCCGAACTCGCGTGGCGCGACGCCTCGCTCACCCACCGCCGCACCGGCCTCTACGGGGCAATGTTCGCGGCGGCGGCCATCGCAGCGGCCCCCGTGGCGCGCGACTGGCAGGAGACCTTCTCGACCGCCCTGATGTTCGTGCCGCGCGGGAGCCGGTTTCACCGCATCGTCTCGGACGCCCTGGAGGAGGTCGCGTGCGCCTCGGGCTGGGAGGACGGGTACGGCCGCATCCACGGCAAGTATGCCGAGTACACCCACTGCCGGGTGTACCAGGAGGCCGGGACCCTGATCAACACCCTGCGCTTTGCCGAGGACGTGGGGCACGGGATTTGCCTGCAGGTCATGCAGGGCGGCGACACCGACAGTTACGGCGCGACGGCGGGATCGATCCTCGGGGCCTACTTCGGCCCCGGTCACCTGGAGGAGCGCTGGCTCGCTCCCTTCCACGACGAGATCCGCACGCGGCTCGCGGGCTTTGAGGAGCGCTCGCTCTCCGGCCTCGCGGCGCGGCTCGCCCGGCTGCCGGACCTCACGCTCGCCCCGGAGGCCACCCCATGA
- a CDS encoding ribokinase, with protein MILVAGSLNLDLVVRAPIPRPGETVLGGELARHPGGKGANQAVAAARAGGQVRLIGRVGHDDAGSEFRAALAGEGIDVAPVTATNAPTGTALVVVNPAGENTIVVSPGANLHLRPGDLAPGWFEDARVVVLQLELPLETVRRAAELGHAAGATVLLNAAPAWPLADELLRDVDVLVVNEHEAAALLHDVADGAEMADALARRVPLAVVTLGARGVAWAARGGGGRLPALPVTAVDTTAAGDAFVGALAVALGEDQALEGALRFASAAGALAVTRRGAGPSLPRRAEIDALAGGVLTPGGL; from the coding sequence ATGATCCTCGTTGCCGGCAGCCTCAACCTCGACCTGGTGGTGCGCGCGCCCATTCCGCGTCCCGGCGAGACGGTGCTCGGGGGCGAGTTGGCGCGCCACCCCGGCGGCAAGGGGGCCAACCAGGCCGTGGCGGCGGCGCGGGCGGGAGGCCAGGTGCGCCTGATCGGCCGGGTCGGGCACGACGACGCGGGGAGCGAATTCCGGGCGGCGCTGGCAGGGGAGGGCATCGACGTGGCGCCCGTCACGGCGACGAATGCGCCGACCGGCACCGCCCTCGTCGTGGTGAACCCGGCGGGTGAGAACACCATCGTCGTGTCGCCCGGTGCGAACCTGCACCTGCGGCCCGGCGACCTCGCTCCCGGGTGGTTTGAGGACGCCCGGGTCGTCGTCTTGCAACTCGAATTGCCCCTGGAGACCGTCCGCCGCGCCGCCGAACTCGGCCACGCGGCAGGGGCGACCGTGCTGCTCAACGCCGCGCCCGCCTGGCCCCTGGCAGACGAACTCCTGCGCGATGTGGACGTCCTCGTCGTGAACGAGCACGAGGCGGCGGCCCTACTGCACGACGTCGCGGACGGCGCGGAGATGGCGGACGCGCTCGCGCGGCGCGTGCCCCTCGCCGTCGTCACCCTGGGGGCGCGGGGGGTGGCCTGGGCTGCCCGGGGGGGAGGAGGCAGGCTGCCCGCGCTTCCCGTGACGGCGGTGGACACCACGGCCGCCGGGGACGCCTTCGTCGGCGCGCTCGCGGTCGCGCTGGGGGAGGATCAGGCCCTGGAAGGCGCCCTGCGCTTCGCCTCGGCGGCGGGGGCGCTGGCCGTGACCCGGCGCGGCGCGGGGCCGTCCCTGCCCCGGCGGGCGGAGATCGACGCGCTGGCCGGGGGCGTCCTGACTCCTGGAGGGCTCTGA
- a CDS encoding ADP-ribosylglycohydrolase family protein, with the protein MPLPPDYDARVYAGVLGKIIGVYAGRPVENWTHARIAAELGEVRGYVNDRLGLPLIVPDDDITGTFTFLRALEDASWGADLTPQDVAEAWLNYIVEERTILWWGGLGNSTEHTAYLRLRGGVPAPRSGSAVLNGRVVAEQIGAQIFIDGWGMVAPGDPALAARLARAAASVSHDGEAVHAAVLLAAMEALAFVEDDLNRIYDAALAFIPGDSVIARLVGDLRAWRGAEPDWRVTRERIEAEYGYDRYGGLVHVVPNHALVQLALLYADGDFTRAMLIANTSGWDTDCNAGNVGCFLGIQQGLAAFEGQAFDWRSPVADRLYLPSAEGGRAVSDALTVAGRVAALGQRLAGETPVPPGGGARFHFSQPGSVQGFRAGGDGARVENVGGRALRLTPGGGEAVFLTPTFVPPDMLRHEGYGLVASPALHPGQTVRATLLPGDVAGVEARLVVRAYGPGDTLRPVFGPPTRLTPGEHHLAWQVPDTGGWPVAEVGVALRGAGDGALLGRLSWDGAPDVTLARPPGEGESWRRAWVNAVDVWEARFPEAYRMSHNRGRGLLLQGAEAWRDYRAEATLTPVLAEAFGLVVRAGGLRRYYALLLRRGGALQLVKVLGEETVLAETSCPWSFGEARGFALEVRGAAVWAWLDGELLLEARDGEEPLPGGAVGLVCEEGTVTCEAVRVTPLRGDVSRPRGDPISRPPSP; encoded by the coding sequence ATGCCCCTGCCCCCCGACTACGACGCCCGGGTGTACGCGGGCGTGCTCGGCAAGATCATCGGCGTGTACGCGGGACGTCCGGTCGAGAACTGGACGCACGCGCGCATCGCCGCCGAGCTCGGCGAGGTGCGCGGCTACGTGAACGACCGGCTGGGCCTGCCCCTGATCGTGCCCGACGACGACATCACCGGGACCTTCACCTTCCTGCGCGCCCTGGAGGACGCCTCCTGGGGCGCCGACCTCACGCCGCAGGACGTCGCCGAGGCCTGGCTCAACTATATCGTCGAGGAGCGCACCATCCTGTGGTGGGGCGGCCTGGGCAACTCCACCGAGCACACCGCCTACCTGCGGCTCAGGGGCGGTGTCCCGGCCCCCCGGAGCGGTTCCGCCGTGCTCAACGGCCGGGTCGTCGCCGAGCAGATCGGCGCCCAGATCTTCATCGACGGCTGGGGGATGGTCGCCCCCGGCGATCCTGCCCTCGCCGCCCGACTCGCCCGCGCGGCGGCCAGCGTCAGCCACGACGGCGAGGCGGTGCATGCGGCCGTCCTCCTCGCGGCGATGGAGGCCCTCGCCTTCGTAGAGGACGACCTGAACCGGATCTACGACGCGGCCCTCGCCTTCATTCCGGGGGACTCGGTGATCGCCCGCCTCGTCGGGGACCTGCGCGCGTGGCGCGGGGCGGAGCCGGACTGGCGGGTCACGCGGGAGCGCATCGAGGCGGAGTACGGCTACGACCGCTACGGCGGCCTGGTCCACGTCGTGCCCAACCACGCCCTGGTGCAGCTCGCACTGCTCTACGCGGACGGCGACTTCACCCGGGCCATGCTCATCGCCAACACGAGCGGCTGGGACACCGACTGCAACGCGGGCAACGTGGGCTGCTTCCTGGGAATTCAGCAGGGACTGGCGGCCTTCGAGGGGCAGGCGTTCGACTGGCGCTCCCCGGTGGCCGACCGGCTGTATCTGCCCTCGGCGGAGGGCGGGCGGGCCGTGTCGGACGCGCTGACGGTCGCGGGCCGGGTGGCGGCGCTCGGCCAGCGCCTGGCGGGGGAGACCCCGGTGCCCCCGGGGGGCGGGGCGCGCTTCCACTTCTCCCAGCCCGGCAGCGTGCAGGGCTTCCGGGCCGGGGGTGACGGGGCACGCGTCGAGAACGTCGGGGGACGGGCGCTGCGCCTGACCCCCGGTGGGGGAGAGGCCGTGTTCCTCACGCCGACCTTCGTGCCGCCGGACATGCTGCGGCACGAGGGGTACGGCCTGGTGGCCTCCCCGGCCCTGCACCCCGGCCAGACGGTACGGGCCACCCTCCTGCCCGGAGACGTGGCGGGGGTCGAGGCACGCCTCGTCGTGCGGGCGTACGGGCCGGGCGACACGCTGCGCCCCGTGTTCGGCCCGCCCACCCGGCTCACGCCCGGGGAGCATCACCTCGCCTGGCAGGTCCCCGACACCGGAGGCTGGCCGGTCGCGGAGGTCGGCGTCGCCCTGAGGGGTGCGGGGGACGGCGCTCTGCTCGGCCGGCTGTCGTGGGACGGCGCGCCGGACGTGACCCTCGCGCGGCCCCCCGGGGAGGGCGAGTCGTGGCGCCGGGCCTGGGTGAATGCCGTGGACGTGTGGGAGGCGCGTTTTCCCGAGGCCTACCGGATGTCGCACAACCGTGGCCGGGGACTGCTGCTCCAGGGCGCGGAGGCGTGGCGCGACTACCGCGCCGAGGCGACGCTGACGCCGGTGCTGGCCGAAGCGTTTGGGCTCGTGGTGCGGGCGGGGGGCTTGCGGCGGTACTACGCCCTGCTCTTGCGGCGGGGAGGGGCGTTGCAGCTCGTGAAGGTGCTGGGGGAGGAGACGGTGCTGGCCGAGACTTCCTGCCCGTGGTCCTTTGGGGAGGCGCGGGGCTTCGCGCTGGAGGTGCGGGGCGCGGCGGTGTGGGCCTGGCTGGACGGGGAGCTCCTGCTGGAGGCCCGGGACGGGGAGGAGCCGCTGCCGGGGGGCGCGGTGGGCCTGGTGTGCGAGGAGGGGACGGTGACGTGTGAGGCCGTGCGCGTGACCCCACTGCGGGGTGACGTGTCCAGGCCGCGGGGCGACCCGATCTCGCGGCCTCCGTCCCCCTGA
- a CDS encoding transposase, which produces MTHVHTTNSTVQDVTSTAPIQAALAQRNLLPEKHIVDAGYIDAELLASSVTEHGVNLIGPTRENRSWQARASTGYAASHFQIDWDHCQVTCPQGATTRGWYPTVNRFGTLEIIIQFDREVCAMCAVRSLCTKAKGGRRVVIQPLEKHEALRLAREYATSQEWQALYHQRAGIEGTLSQGTRALGLRRTRYRGLRKTALQHAATGAAINVLRAVRWLDGDKPGRTRVSRFSQLALPA; this is translated from the coding sequence ATCACCCACGTCCACACCACGAATTCCACCGTTCAGGATGTCACCAGTACGGCCCCGATCCAGGCGGCGTTGGCTCAGCGGAACCTCCTTCCCGAGAAACACATCGTGGATGCCGGGTATATCGACGCGGAACTGCTGGCTTCCAGTGTCACGGAACATGGGGTGAACCTGATCGGACCGACCCGCGAGAACCGGAGTTGGCAAGCCCGTGCGAGCACGGGCTACGCCGCCAGCCACTTCCAAATTGACTGGGACCACTGCCAGGTCACCTGTCCGCAGGGTGCAACCACGCGAGGCTGGTATCCGACGGTGAACCGCTTTGGCACGCTGGAGATCATCATTCAGTTTGATCGAGAGGTCTGTGCCATGTGTGCCGTTCGGTCCCTGTGCACCAAGGCCAAAGGTGGACGCCGCGTGGTGATTCAACCCCTTGAGAAACACGAAGCGCTGCGGCTGGCGCGTGAATACGCCACTTCACAGGAGTGGCAAGCCCTGTACCATCAGCGTGCCGGTATCGAGGGCACCTTGTCCCAGGGCACCCGTGCCCTGGGTCTTCGTCGTACACGTTACCGAGGACTGAGGAAAACGGCCTTGCAGCATGCCGCCACTGGCGCTGCCATCAATGTTCTTCGCGCAGTGCGTTGGTTGGACGGGGATAAGCCAGGGCGAACCCGCGTCTCCCGCTTCAGTCAACTTGCTCTTCCGGCTTGA
- a CDS encoding ArsR/SmtB family transcription factor gives MRNSEGGGEATLQVIKALANGTRLTVLDWLKDPVANFPPQVDGDLVEDGVCADHIRDKLGIAAATASRHLTLLTEAGLLVCTRKRGWAFYRRDEIAIRAFTHALDTGL, from the coding sequence ATGCGAAATAGCGAAGGAGGTGGGGAGGCGACCCTACAGGTGATCAAGGCTCTTGCGAATGGGACGCGGTTGACTGTTCTCGACTGGCTCAAGGACCCGGTGGCGAATTTTCCGCCTCAGGTAGACGGCGATCTGGTCGAGGACGGCGTATGCGCCGACCATATCCGCGACAAGCTCGGCATCGCCGCGGCCACCGCCTCCCGCCACCTGACGCTGCTCACCGAAGCCGGGCTGCTGGTATGCACGCGCAAAAGGGGCTGGGCCTTCTACCGCCGTGACGAAATAGCCATCCGGGCATTTACCCACGCCCTCGACACCGGGCTTTAA
- a CDS encoding PhzF family phenazine biosynthesis protein — translation MDYTHVNVFSPAPYTGNSLPVFPDSRGLSDGQMLRITQELRHFEAIFLEPVAATMVRARVFDLFGELPFAGHPIIGAAATLHRAAGDAGAQTWHFELTHRTVSVTTEATEHGYFGLLDQGRPEFRGKVQEPGPFLRAFGLEAGDLHPDLPLEVVSTGLPYLIVPVRPGALERARIQTDLTPLLHRVGAQFAVLLDEAALEVRHWNNDGLLEDVATGSAAGVVGAYRLRHGLAQGGEAFVLHQGRFTGRPSTLRTQPEGTPDHVLTVKVGGDVTVVGRGVLEVLP, via the coding sequence CTGGACTACACCCACGTCAACGTCTTCAGCCCAGCGCCCTACACGGGGAACAGCCTGCCCGTGTTTCCTGACAGCCGTGGGCTCAGCGACGGGCAGATGCTGCGCATCACCCAGGAGTTGCGGCACTTCGAGGCAATCTTCCTGGAACCGGTGGCGGCGACCATGGTTCGCGCCCGGGTCTTCGACCTGTTTGGGGAACTGCCCTTCGCGGGGCATCCGATCATCGGGGCCGCGGCCACCCTGCACCGGGCGGCGGGTGACGCCGGGGCGCAGACTTGGCACTTTGAATTGACCCACAGGACCGTCAGCGTCACCACCGAGGCCACCGAACACGGGTATTTCGGCCTGCTCGACCAGGGCAGGCCCGAGTTCCGCGGGAAGGTCCAGGAGCCCGGACCCTTCCTGCGTGCCTTTGGCCTGGAGGCGGGCGACCTGCATCCCGACCTGCCGCTGGAGGTCGTCAGCACGGGGCTGCCCTACCTCATCGTGCCCGTGAGGCCGGGCGCCCTCGAACGCGCACGCATTCAGACCGACCTCACCCCACTGCTGCACCGGGTGGGCGCACAGTTCGCCGTGCTGTTGGACGAGGCGGCGCTGGAGGTGCGGCACTGGAACAACGACGGTCTCCTGGAGGACGTGGCGACCGGCAGCGCGGCGGGAGTGGTGGGGGCATATCGTCTAAGGCATGGCCTCGCACAGGGCGGCGAGGCCTTCGTGCTGCACCAGGGCCGCTTCACCGGGCGCCCGAGCACGCTGCGCACCCAGCCCGAGGGCACGCCCGACCACGTGCTGACCGTGAAGGTCGGCGGGGACGTCACGGTGGTCGGTCGGGGCGTGCTGGAGGTGTTGCCGTGA
- a CDS encoding ornithine cyclodeaminase family protein — protein sequence MSAVRIIGADELRAAVRFEDLIEPVSRAFREASAGLAENGLIVTFPGERPDLGDVYVKTGVLRGHRVYIVKVSPWFALNVERGQPQGGFIGVFDSGTGHTLAILNEEHYLSDIRTAAAGSLAARVLAPAHVGTAAVLGAGVQAYWQPQALYRERPFETLLIWARTPEKASALAARLAPVLPGVDILVSDNLERTVREADVLITATQAREPLVRGEWLREGQHITAVGADDATKCELDAATLKRARVFVDDRQTAAANGDVYHAVQAGGYTPGDVAGEIGEVLAGRKAGRISAGDITVAKFVGIGVQDLAAAEVALEKLGVLQAPALP from the coding sequence GTGAGCGCCGTGCGCATCATCGGCGCGGACGAGCTGCGCGCCGCCGTGCGCTTCGAGGACCTGATCGAGCCGGTCTCGCGGGCCTTTCGGGAGGCGAGCGCCGGGCTGGCCGAGAACGGCCTGATCGTCACTTTCCCCGGCGAGCGCCCTGACCTCGGGGACGTGTATGTGAAGACCGGCGTGCTGCGCGGGCACCGCGTGTACATTGTGAAGGTCTCGCCGTGGTTCGCGCTCAACGTGGAGCGGGGCCAGCCCCAGGGCGGATTCATCGGGGTGTTCGACAGCGGGACAGGGCACACCCTTGCCATTCTGAACGAGGAGCATTACCTGTCGGACATCCGCACGGCGGCGGCGGGCAGCCTCGCCGCCCGGGTGCTGGCCCCTGCCCACGTGGGAACGGCGGCGGTGCTCGGCGCAGGCGTGCAGGCCTACTGGCAACCGCAGGCGCTGTACCGGGAACGTCCCTTCGAGACGCTCCTCATCTGGGCCAGAACGCCCGAGAAAGCATCTGCCCTCGCCGCGCGCCTCGCCCCCGTGCTGCCGGGGGTAGACATCCTCGTCTCGGACAACCTCGAACGAACCGTTCGTGAGGCCGACGTGCTCATCACGGCCACGCAGGCACGTGAACCCTTGGTGCGCGGGGAATGGCTCCGCGAGGGACAGCACATCACCGCTGTGGGTGCGGATGACGCGACGAAATGCGAACTCGACGCTGCCACCCTGAAGCGGGCGCGGGTGTTTGTGGACGACCGCCAAACAGCTGCGGCCAACGGGGACGTTTACCACGCCGTGCAAGCAGGCGGGTATACCCCCGGGGACGTGGCCGGGGAGATCGGCGAGGTGCTGGCGGGCAGGAAGGCCGGGCGCATCTCGGCGGGCGACATCACGGTGGCGAAGTTCGTGGGAATTGGGGTGCAGGACCTCGCCGCCGCGGAGGTGGCGCTCGAAAAACTTGGTGTCCTCCAGGCTCCCGCCCTGCCGTGA